tagatctaaagatctttatacttctaacagggtaagctatcagaaatagctaaacatgtagctctaaccgagcaatcttgattactgcagtagtgaagttgtgggtgccatccccaccgcagttttttctctctaaccaagagtttctgcgtgaccaaaaatatttgtgttatggagtaaaattttgatggatgttatttctatgattatgtttcagtattataattttatgagatcagcaatacttagtttgtgtttatcagtaaaattgtttttcaagaaaagttttgaagtactgattcacccctcccctctcaatacattagctttccaagttagACCTaagagaaataacaccaagtattcaatcaccacataaagcataaactacATGACACAAgactttatacgtggaaaaaccaaatgggaaaaaccacggtgggagttagtacccacaagatccactatctacgGTATAGAgatctaaccggttaaggtctacaacactcgaTTAGGGGCACACCCtcttagaagtgtctaagcccagttaagagatttacaataaggcctgtgaggaccaaccctattaggagctacccaagttattgGGGTTtgtaaacacaagttaatgtgtcacctggttagaggatttaatgatcagaactattaggatttgactgcaccctattaggagtgaccttgtaggaggattttcttgctgcagctgttaggaagacaacaagtacaaatgatctcagtataacaccttttgtgtttgataagatccactttagaacatcacaaagacttcatctctcaactcctctgatcttcgcACTATCAAAAATACGAAATTcgctcatcacatatcacactatcaagctcatgtatatatatcctctcatacctcatcacacaattaaaattatcataaggtcggctagaaccttattATAATTTCCTAtgctcaatgcatctagacaatcttgcattgtacgctttagttataCCGGTCACCGACATAAAAAATccaattttgtgtcatgttaccgatctgagtgattttcatcactaccggttaactATGCTTCTAGGTCTCtgccttgttgatcaaatctcattcatctgatcaaATCTGCTCATGCGGTCAAGAACATATCCTCATCTGATAATCTTCAATGTTTCTTCAAAACCgcattccttcatccttcatggatttcatgGACAGGTTGTCGGTGTCAGACTTTGTCGGTCACTTTACTGGTTCTGATGGAATTGCCTTTGTTTATCGGTTAACCTTTACCGGTTGCACTGTATAATATAGATGACAAGAAaatatagttgccatcaatgacaacatacaaaatagtcaccATACATCAATTTAACCTCTTTTCATCTATAGACAAGTACCAGTTGCATCAAAACATTACATTACATTACcggttgaccaaatgatcaaatgccaacaatctccccctttggcattgataacaacacttaggaaaaatttagtcaactaagtgtgcaatacaaaaattgacttcatTACATACAttccccttagcaattgcatgccattacaaaaatgaaatcattactcccccttaacagtgcatacaaaattttgactcttaaatTAATTCTACTCcacatttgacaacaatgccaaatagaaaagtaaaatacatacattacatcaaaattgtcatcaaaaactgcatatatagacagatataagagttttcaagtctttacaatgcaattctcaagaaaatatcactgaaatgaaactttaactgcttaaggtcattgtcccatgtttctaacaatgtctttgtaatttcaacatgtgtcaaaatatgtgcagcaaattcttccataaCATCTACAACGCTCATCTCCagggtagccaaaattgcttcagatTCCTTGTATGCTCTTTGTAGAATCTCAAATTTTAGAATTAATTGATTCTTCagctccttcaaggatcttatccgcttcacctattcaaaatcataaatttctaatatgtgttgtaaggcatcaacATATTTACCAAAAGCTAAAGCGGAGTCCTGTACAGATATGTATGCTTCACTTATCCTTTCTAGTTCCTTCTctgtatcttctctctttttctttaagtcagaatagaataatgatactttagatacAATGGCCAAAATTTTAGCTCCAGTTTCTATTTCGATTATCAAAAGATCCTTGTTCACTGTTAAAGCAAACTTACCTTTGTTAATTTCAAAAAACAATTGTTCTCCCCTTCTCTTCTTGTAATCTTTTTTTGCTAAAGCATGAGCTACCTCTTCAAGTGGTTTTAGTTATTCACTGGCATCAACAACTAACTATCCAGGCTTTGCAATAGGGATCGATAGATTATCTATATCAGTCTCCGGCAGGAGACTTCACAAAATTTCAACAATAGTTTGAATGGTCTCTACTTAAAGTTTctactctttcaacctcttcttatgtGTGTGGGATTGCATAGAAGTATCAATCTCTATTAACTCAAAAGAACTTAGATTGtccatatctataggacctttaATACTCACAGAGTCCTCATCACCATCATCGATCAAGGTTTTATTCTTCTTCTCTTGATCCTTATTATCTatcttctcctctttctcctttttcTCTACTGACTTTTCCTCAGGTTTCTCTTTCCCTGACTTTGTTTGTTCCTTCTGTGGTGTTGAAGTGACCAGTGGTAGTTGACTTTCAACGTGATGTTCCTTTACCGATGGTGGTTGCATGTCCACACTTTGTTCAGTAGTCGGTGCCTCCTCTGCCTTCTTTTCCTCAGCCATATCCTTCCAGCTGTCATTGCTAGAATCATTTACATTTGTATCTATGGTTGCATTTATCGGTAGAGTTTGTGTTCCTACAGATTGAGCATTCACCGGTTGCTCAGTTGAGCTTTTGTCTCATGCTATCTCTTCTCCTTTGTTCTCAAGTTGTTCTTGCTGAGTATCCAACATCTGTACAAgaacttcaaaaacatctacattATCAGCATCACCGGTGTCATCATCTGTTATATCTACCGGTTCAATATCAACAGCGTCATCATAAAAGTACTTATTATCTAGCTCAAGATCTATAGGCTTAACACCCTCAGGAAAATCTTCTACCTTTAACTTAACAGGTGTatcatcctcatcttcttcatctttttcttcttcttcagggatgagacctaaagatttctttatcaaaatttcagtctcctTTTGGACTGATTCAGTATCACCTATCAACATTCTAGTTAATCTTTTCTTGGATCTAAGAAGAGATTTTGCATTTACTCGTACATCTTCTATTGCTTCATCACTGGCTTCCGGTTGCAGGTGTTTAAGAATGTAATCAATAAATTATGTATCTTGTCTAATGGCAGCTTGCCATcttgcatcaataatattatacaaaGTGTCTGGAATTTTCCCTTGTAACTCAATAAGGGCTCTACTAAACTTGATCATAttgaagatgactgcatcttcaatcccCCTTCGTTGACTTTCAGATAAGTGAGCAAACagtatgtttaaacctttgtaaataccatactccttaataattTTAATCATTCTAGTGAAAGAATATTCAAGTGTCAATACTTTTGTAGCTGCTTTACCTTTTCGAGTAGTCTTCTACTTCTTAGCACTTGCCCTTAGTGCTTtcttatcttcttctgattctATTTCCTCTATATCTATCACCATTTTTTgagctttcttcttctttctttttccggtTTGGGTAGGCACAACATGAGGTTCAACAGTTTTACCTTTGCTTTGgaattgtattttagagggtttccctctttgGGATTCAACGGGCTTCACCTTAgtttcttttgctttcttcttctcagCTGCTTTGGCTGCTCTGGTCTTACCAGTGGGGGTACCGGTTGGTACACTAGAAGTTCCACCTTGTTGGGCCTCAAATTTGGCTCTTCCTACAACTATTTGTTCTTTTGTGAATCCGGCCTACTCAGCAAAGACCTATACCTCTTTTCTTATTTACTTTGCAATCACCAGTTTCTGTAATTCAAAATGCACTTTCAGTaatttctccttgtaggttccaaacctttcAACAATAGCATCTATCGGTTGGCCTAATAAACGGTCAACATAGGCAATGAGtatatctttatctacttcatatcccatgggcattacccatgtgtTTCTTGGAATCACAACTTCCATCAGACATGTATCCGTGTCAACCATTAAACAGATGGAATCCTCATATTTATTTACAACTTCAACTAGAATTCTCTCTCTTGCATGCATTTGCTTTTGAAAtttcttgaaatatccccaaatGATATCATCAAACTTATCTTTGATCATCTAGATACTATTCTTTATTTGCAACAATGTTGGAGTACCAAAtatccattgaatatcacctatacCGGGGAAAacgttttggaaataaaagaatgagcccatgataagttgtccaaacttgaatctaatcTTCTTATCCCTCTTGATTGCTTCCAAATTTTCCACTACTTGGCTTCTCATTGCTTCACAGAGATCAAAGTCGACATCCTCCTTAATCATCTGGTAGGTAGTGTGAATAGTTGTTGTCGGTATGATGTTCATTCTGcttgaatagaaaattctatagccaatcaccatagatACAAATTTAACAGTaggatcattaatatcattcacgGTCATGGTTCTTTGATCCCATCTAGATCCAAttaacttctcaacatcattcttaggaatagACCTAAGCAATGGCACTTCACCGGTTGAGCTAAAGCTggttacaacatggattgcttccttagtgattttgtgaggtcTATCCATCTACATGACCTAATCATGAATACGGCTCAAAACAATCTCACCAACCCATcataaaaatcatcaatgaaattgatcgcatgatgaaaacctttatcgagTATGCTTCTAAACTGTTCTTTCAATCTTCCTTGTTCATTACACAGAGATTTGTATTGCTCATAAATAACTGCAACTCCAAGTCTTCAAGTTTGtagtgataaaaggatcttacatcctctacatgcaaaacaccattcgGTATACCAGATAGGGCATCGACGGGGTCAATTTCCTCTGACTTGTATAGATGTCATTTGTATTCAGGTCTTGCCCTCTCGGTCACATCAACTAGATGCAGAGTATACATACTACAATATGCAAAACACCAAGAAAAGACTAAGATTCACTGATAAATACCTCTTCTGCTTTGGTACTAGGGTTTCCAACCATCAAAAACTTTCAATACTCGATCACTGAATCAAACTTCACTTCGATCACCTCAATTTGTTGGTAAATGGTTTGAATGCTGCTTGCACAAATTTatctcttctcttctttctttgccaagagttctcaagatgcaaagtgacaaatgaaattcaaaaagttctatttatttgcaTTCTAACTACTACAATAAATGCTCTTTACCGACAAAACCCTAATGCCTTAGCAAACTCTAAAGCATATTATCAGTAgcaaaaactcaatgatatttaccggttatgatccacaaacacatcaaaacatcaaaatgtatcaaaatatgcagatttaacttacaaCACATCATTTAGGGGTTCAACTCacgatttgacaataagctcaacccaagttgtagaaacaacttagtttccCAGAGATagattctccacattaggtgaagaatatgattcctcagatggtttgtcatcactcttcttcttccaggtctTATTCACCTcaactctggtttcttcaatatcaaccttctactttcctttccgATCTGTAGGATGATTCATCAGTTGGTTCTTTTGTGTTctacaaaacttggcaatgtgtcctggtttgctgcaatgatagcataccattctatattctctccaacgtCTTGAGTTGCCTCTACCTGTTCTTCTTTTGTatttcattgccacatgtccaaaattgttatagattgaacaagtcacatcgactctcttttccatctcgtAAGGACTAGACCGATTAACATAAGcgctttgccaatttgtgttccttcggtcagtgaaattccttctccaatcaccaataggtgttggattcatgtgaggtgtaggATTGTTTGcttcatatctgcattcaactgatctatgcccatacatgttgcatgtataacaatagccttcaaatctcctaggcacatatctagtattaggtctataaccaatattagcatcaAACCTGCTTCTACAAATATTAGTAGTATGTCCCGGTTTCTGACatttaaagaaaataggtttgtaagatttcttaatggtaggcttctgagccttaggagtagttttaccttcatgcaggtcgctcttggtaccagaaggttcacctttctcagatgtatcaccattcatcctctcAGATTAGATCTGTTCATCCAGCATAGATAAGCTCCTGTTGAATTTATAAATCTTCTCATTggcctcaacaagttcctttgtaagatcttcatttattttcatgagggtctctctaagagacattgccattttaAGATCTGACTGTAATgcctttttttcttctttctcctcatgccaatgtt
This genomic stretch from Cryptomeria japonica chromosome 8, Sugi_1.0, whole genome shotgun sequence harbors:
- the LOC131857715 gene encoding histone H2A.Z-specific chaperone CHZ1-like, whose product is MAEEKKAEEAPTTEQSVDMQPPSVKEHHVESQLPLVTSTPQKEQTKSGKEKPEEKSVEKKEKEEKIDNKDQEKKNKTLIDDGDEDSVSIKGPIDMDNLSSFELIEIDTSMQSHTHKKRLKE